A genome region from Proteus vulgaris includes the following:
- a CDS encoding prepilin peptidase-dependent protein, whose protein sequence is MLKRAIFSFSSGMMLMECLFVMAISGVLFLCISRAYPYVMNTLHHSYQQHQLDIFLRERLLVLETQLRRTGYCHGDCANVSQSKVLYTSPLKIGQYAYQDKNSCVIFAYDVNSNGRWDSPFSRESDYFGYRLKNGQLEQLRGVQNCTSSGWQRFFESHEIEVTEFILRPYSRQCLITEKPLFYLSISLKFHLKQSPTVKLHYQNDIRLRNVTTL, encoded by the coding sequence ATGTTAAAGCGAGCAATATTTTCATTCTCATCTGGCATGATGTTGATGGAATGCCTTTTTGTCATGGCAATTAGTGGTGTTCTGTTTCTTTGCATTAGTCGAGCTTATCCTTATGTAATGAATACGTTGCACCATTCTTACCAACAGCATCAGTTAGATATTTTTTTAAGAGAAAGGTTATTGGTACTAGAAACACAACTAAGGCGTACTGGATATTGTCACGGTGATTGTGCCAACGTTTCGCAGTCAAAGGTGTTGTACACTTCACCATTAAAAATAGGACAGTATGCTTATCAAGATAAAAACAGCTGCGTTATTTTCGCTTATGACGTAAATAGTAATGGTCGATGGGACTCGCCCTTTTCAAGAGAGAGTGATTATTTTGGTTATCGGCTTAAAAATGGGCAATTAGAGCAATTAAGAGGAGTACAAAATTGTACTTCTTCGGGATGGCAACGATTTTTTGAAAGTCATGAAATTGAAGTGACAGAGTTTATTTTACGCCCTTACTCAAGGCAATGTCTTATCACAGAGAAACCACTTTTTTATCTTTCAATCTCTTTAAAATTTCATTTAAAACAATCCCCTACTGTGAAATTACATTATCAGAATGATATTCGGTTAAGGAATGTGACTACGTTATGA
- the ptsP gene encoding phosphoenolpyruvate--protein phosphotransferase, protein MLTRLREIVEKVAMAAGLPEALELLVKETCQAMHTDVCSIYLADKQRSCFYLMATKGLKKPKGRAVSLSFDEGVVGEVGRLSELINLADIREHPSFKYLPQVKEDDLRAFLGVPIVYRRQLLGVLVVQQKERRLFNESEESFMVTLATQLGATLSQVQTKGLFGQYRQSRIKALSVSTGVVMAYGWQEVSQPILENVFKASALDIKAELNRLTVALEDATAECRRFSKRFMANSQKESAAIFDLYSHLLNDPQLKYKMTAIITQGYVAEWAVKVVVEKVAAQFSSLKDGYMRERASDLKALGRRLLFHLDDDLSSTNIWPERFILVADELSASLLAELPEQQLAGVIVRDGATHSHSAILVRAMGIPAIMGADIQPELLHNRMLILDGYRGEIFIEPEPFITQEYKQIIDEESVLSQIAEEQLEQQALLKNGEAVSVQLNAGLNIKYEQRISVGIDGVGLYRTEIPFMLQSGFPSEDEQKNRYREILSFFPEKPVVLRALDIGADKQLPYMPINEENPCLGWRGIRILLDQPEIFLIQLRAMLKANLEFKNLKILLPMVTSIDEIDEARTLLLRACDEVSRELKCECVTPPLGIMLEVPSLVFMLSQLANRVDFISVGTNDLAQYLLAVDRNNTHVASLYDNLHPALLRSLNLIAEQCQYYQLPVSVCGEMAGTPIGALLLIGLGFRQLSMSGRSLPRVKYLLRHLDPVMLQLFMQQVLQAETATEIKKLSSEFMERQGLGGLIRGGI, encoded by the coding sequence ATGCTGACACGTTTGCGAGAAATTGTAGAAAAAGTGGCTATGGCAGCAGGGCTTCCAGAAGCGCTTGAACTCTTAGTCAAGGAAACGTGTCAGGCAATGCACACGGATGTGTGTTCTATTTATCTTGCTGATAAACAACGTAGTTGTTTTTATCTTATGGCGACCAAAGGGTTAAAAAAACCAAAAGGAAGAGCCGTTAGCCTTTCATTTGATGAAGGCGTTGTTGGTGAGGTCGGGCGTCTTTCAGAGCTTATCAACCTCGCTGATATTCGCGAACATCCTAGCTTTAAATACCTTCCTCAAGTTAAAGAAGATGATCTCCGTGCTTTCCTTGGCGTTCCTATTGTCTATCGTCGCCAACTTCTTGGTGTATTAGTCGTTCAGCAAAAAGAGCGTCGCTTATTTAATGAAAGCGAAGAATCTTTTATGGTGACGCTGGCGACACAGCTCGGCGCCACCTTATCGCAAGTCCAAACCAAAGGGCTTTTCGGGCAATATCGACAAAGTCGTATTAAAGCACTTTCGGTGTCGACTGGCGTGGTGATGGCTTATGGCTGGCAAGAAGTCTCTCAACCTATCCTTGAAAATGTGTTTAAAGCCAGTGCTCTTGATATAAAAGCAGAATTAAACCGACTTACGGTAGCTTTAGAAGATGCTACCGCAGAATGTCGTCGCTTTAGTAAGCGATTTATGGCGAATTCGCAAAAAGAGAGTGCGGCCATATTTGATCTCTACTCGCATTTACTTAATGATCCACAGCTTAAATATAAAATGACGGCAATCATTACGCAGGGGTATGTTGCGGAATGGGCGGTTAAAGTCGTGGTTGAAAAAGTGGCTGCCCAATTTTCTAGTCTAAAAGATGGTTATATGCGAGAGAGAGCCTCTGATCTTAAAGCATTAGGGCGTCGTTTATTATTCCATCTAGATGATGATCTAAGCTCAACCAACATTTGGCCAGAGCGCTTTATTTTGGTAGCTGATGAATTAAGTGCCAGTTTATTGGCCGAGTTACCAGAGCAACAGCTTGCTGGTGTCATTGTTCGAGATGGCGCAACTCATTCTCATTCTGCCATTCTTGTTAGAGCAATGGGAATACCCGCGATTATGGGAGCAGATATTCAGCCTGAGCTTTTACATAATCGCATGCTTATTCTTGATGGTTATCGTGGTGAGATATTTATTGAACCAGAGCCTTTTATAACTCAAGAATATAAACAAATTATTGATGAAGAGAGCGTATTAAGCCAAATTGCAGAAGAGCAACTTGAACAGCAAGCGCTTTTAAAAAATGGTGAGGCAGTTAGTGTTCAACTGAATGCGGGATTAAACATAAAGTATGAACAACGCATTAGCGTAGGAATAGATGGTGTTGGTTTATATCGGACAGAAATTCCTTTTATGCTACAAAGCGGTTTTCCTTCTGAAGATGAACAGAAAAATCGCTATCGCGAAATACTCTCTTTTTTCCCTGAAAAACCTGTTGTATTGCGTGCTTTAGATATTGGTGCTGATAAGCAACTTCCTTATATGCCGATTAATGAGGAAAATCCCTGCTTAGGTTGGCGAGGAATAAGAATATTACTTGATCAACCAGAAATCTTCCTTATTCAGTTACGAGCCATGCTAAAAGCAAACCTCGAATTTAAAAATTTGAAAATTTTGTTGCCGATGGTGACAAGTATTGATGAAATTGACGAAGCAAGGACATTACTGCTACGTGCATGTGATGAAGTGAGTCGAGAGCTAAAATGTGAATGTGTTACACCTCCGCTAGGCATTATGCTTGAAGTGCCTTCATTGGTGTTTATGTTGTCACAATTAGCTAACCGGGTTGATTTTATCTCTGTTGGAACAAACGATCTGGCTCAATACTTGCTTGCTGTCGATCGTAATAATACGCATGTAGCATCACTTTATGATAATTTGCATCCTGCGTTATTGCGTTCACTGAATTTGATTGCGGAACAATGCCAATATTATCAGTTGCCAGTGAGTGTTTGTGGTGAAATGGCAGGTACGCCGATAGGTGCATTGCTGTTAATAGGGCTCGGTTTTAGGCAGTTAAGCATGAGTGGTCGTAGTTTACCTAGGGTAAAATACTTATTGCGCCATCTTGATCCTGTGATGTTACAGCTTTTTATGCAACAGGTGTTGCAAGCTGAAACGGCAACAGAAATTAAAAAATTGTCTTCTGAATTTATGGAACGGCAAGGATTAGGTGGATTAATTCGCGGAGGTATCTAG
- the rppH gene encoding RNA pyrophosphohydrolase gives MIDDDGYRPNVGIVICNRQGQVLWARRYGQHSWQFPQGGINPGESPEQAMYRELFEEVGLSRKDVKILASTRNWLRYKLPKRLVRWDTKPVCIGQKQRWFLLQLTSNDKDINVQQSKTPEFDGWRWVSYWYPVRQVVSFKRDVYRRVMKEFAPVVMPLQEQMSLPRSSYGYRRKRY, from the coding sequence GTGATCGATGATGATGGCTACCGCCCGAATGTAGGGATTGTAATTTGTAATCGGCAAGGGCAAGTGCTTTGGGCTCGTCGCTATGGGCAACATTCATGGCAGTTTCCTCAAGGAGGAATTAACCCTGGAGAATCGCCAGAGCAGGCAATGTACCGAGAGTTGTTCGAAGAAGTTGGGTTAAGTCGCAAGGATGTCAAAATTCTTGCCTCCACACGTAACTGGTTACGTTACAAGTTACCTAAGCGTTTGGTGCGTTGGGACACAAAACCTGTTTGTATTGGACAAAAACAGCGTTGGTTCCTTTTGCAGTTAACAAGTAATGATAAAGACATTAATGTTCAACAAAGCAAAACGCCAGAATTTGATGGCTGGCGTTGGGTGAGTTATTGGTATCCTGTTCGACAAGTCGTCTCTTTTAAACGCGATGTCTATCGACGTGTCATGAAAGAGTTCGCACCAGTAGTCATGCCATTGCAAGAACAAATGTCTTTACCGCGTTCATCGTATGGATATCGGCGTAAAAGGTATTAG
- a CDS encoding thymidylate synthase: MKQYLALCQRIIDEGQWIDNKRTGTRCLTVINADLEYDVANNQFPLITTRKSFYKAAIAELLGYLRGYDNASQFREIGCNTWNANANENGAWLNNPHRKGEDDMGRVYGVQGRQWQRPDGSHFDQLRKVIDNLTKGIDDRGEIVTFYNPGETELGCLRPCMHTHTFSLVGDTLYLTSYQRSCDVPLGLNFNQIQCFVLLALVAQITGHKPGKAFHKIINAHIYENQLPLMRDVQLKREPLPLPTLHINPKIKTLEDIETWVTTNDFTVEGYQCHEAIKYPFTV; this comes from the coding sequence ATGAAGCAGTATCTGGCATTGTGTCAACGCATTATCGATGAAGGGCAATGGATTGATAATAAACGGACTGGAACCCGTTGCTTAACGGTGATTAATGCCGATCTGGAATATGATGTTGCGAATAATCAATTTCCGTTGATAACGACTCGTAAAAGCTTCTATAAAGCCGCGATCGCAGAATTATTAGGGTATTTACGTGGTTACGACAACGCCAGTCAATTTCGTGAAATTGGTTGTAATACTTGGAATGCAAACGCCAATGAAAATGGGGCATGGCTAAACAATCCTCATCGCAAAGGTGAAGACGATATGGGGCGTGTTTATGGTGTTCAAGGACGTCAATGGCAACGCCCAGATGGTTCTCATTTTGATCAATTACGTAAAGTGATCGATAACCTGACTAAAGGTATAGATGATCGTGGTGAGATCGTAACATTTTATAACCCAGGTGAAACTGAGTTAGGTTGTTTGCGCCCTTGTATGCATACACACACATTTTCATTAGTGGGTGATACGCTTTATTTAACCTCTTATCAACGTAGTTGCGATGTGCCATTAGGTTTAAATTTCAACCAAATACAGTGTTTTGTTTTATTAGCGCTGGTGGCTCAAATTACAGGGCATAAGCCGGGTAAAGCATTTCATAAGATAATCAACGCACATATCTATGAAAATCAATTACCACTAATGCGAGATGTACAATTAAAAAGAGAACCATTGCCATTGCCAACATTACATATCAATCCAAAAATAAAAACGTTGGAAGATATCGAAACGTGGGTAACAACGAATGATTTTACTGTTGAAGGTTATCAATGCCATGAAGCGATAAAATATCCATTTACGGTTTGA
- the thiB gene encoding thiamine ABC transporter substrate binding subunit — MGIMSTFSTQALAQKPTLTVYTYDSFTADWGPGPAIKKAFEQQCDCELKLIALSDGVSLLNRLRMEGDKSKADIILGLDNNLIHAAKETGLFAPSHIDTSKLTLPEKWTDDTFVPYDYGYFAFIYDKNRIANPPKSMAELLNSQEKWKILYQDPRTSTPGLGLMLWMQSLYPENTATEWKKLSEKTLTVTKGWSESYGLFLKGEGDFVLSYTSSPGYHILADKKDNYAAAIFDEGHYLQVEVAAKLKSSKQPELAQQFMQFMLTPAFQETIPTTNWMYPVINMPLPDVYSVMPKPEKSLQFNADVVAKERQTWTRNWQSAVSR; from the coding sequence ATGGGCATTATGAGTACTTTTTCAACCCAAGCCTTAGCACAAAAACCCACACTGACTGTTTACACTTATGACTCATTTACTGCAGATTGGGGCCCTGGACCTGCAATAAAAAAAGCGTTTGAACAGCAATGTGATTGTGAACTAAAACTGATTGCGCTGTCTGATGGTGTGTCTCTACTTAACCGCTTACGTATGGAAGGTGATAAAAGTAAGGCAGATATTATTTTAGGATTAGACAACAATCTGATCCACGCAGCAAAAGAAACGGGACTTTTCGCACCAAGTCATATCGACACCTCCAAACTTACCTTACCTGAAAAATGGACTGATGATACCTTTGTGCCTTATGACTACGGTTACTTTGCTTTTATTTATGATAAAAACCGCATAGCTAATCCCCCAAAAAGCATGGCTGAACTGCTAAATAGTCAAGAAAAATGGAAAATCCTCTATCAAGATCCTCGCACCAGTACCCCTGGTTTAGGTTTAATGCTATGGATGCAATCGCTTTATCCTGAAAATACGGCCACTGAATGGAAAAAATTGTCAGAGAAAACACTAACCGTCACTAAAGGTTGGAGTGAATCTTATGGCTTATTCTTAAAAGGTGAAGGTGATTTTGTGCTTAGCTATACATCATCTCCGGGATATCACATTTTAGCGGATAAAAAAGATAACTATGCGGCTGCAATTTTTGATGAAGGGCATTACTTACAAGTCGAAGTTGCTGCAAAACTCAAGTCAAGCAAACAGCCTGAATTAGCGCAGCAATTTATGCAGTTTATGTTGACGCCTGCATTCCAAGAAACCATTCCCACTACCAATTGGATGTATCCTGTTATAAATATGCCATTACCGGACGTCTATTCCGTGATGCCTAAACCCGAAAAATCATTGCAATTCAATGCAGATGTTGTCGCAAAAGAGCGCCAAACATGGACTCGTAATTGGCAATCTGCGGTTAGTCGCTAA
- a CDS encoding DUF2509 family protein — protein MSIDLIHNKNEQGVASLLVVMGFIVMSLSALGNFAYYYRQSQQIVMQELQARQAFLFAESALAWGIKLNWEILSSQINKWQCRHFHANPKIKSCLFLISLEKGLLQGQAESINGYKIYHYQWVDLLKDKNQSIVSHPNGWLDYCPLVYKECVL, from the coding sequence ATGAGTATTGATTTAATTCACAATAAAAATGAGCAAGGGGTTGCAAGCTTACTTGTCGTCATGGGGTTTATTGTGATGAGTTTATCGGCGCTTGGAAATTTTGCTTATTATTACAGGCAATCTCAACAAATAGTGATGCAAGAGTTACAAGCACGACAGGCATTTTTATTTGCTGAGTCAGCATTGGCATGGGGAATAAAATTGAATTGGGAAATTTTATCGTCACAGATAAATAAATGGCAATGTCGTCATTTTCATGCAAACCCTAAAATAAAAAGTTGTTTATTTTTGATTTCTTTAGAAAAAGGCCTATTGCAAGGACAAGCAGAAAGTATAAATGGTTATAAAATATACCATTATCAATGGGTTGATCTTTTGAAGGATAAAAATCAATCCATTGTTTCGCATCCGAATGGATGGCTAGATTATTGCCCATTAGTGTATAAGGAGTGTGTGTTATAG
- the lgt gene encoding prolipoprotein diacylglyceryl transferase encodes MSISYLKFPEIDPVMFSIGPVSLHWYGMMYLVGFVFALWLANRRAAKPNSGWNKNEVETLLYVGFVGVFIGGRLGYVLFYNLPVFLNDPLYLFKVWDGGMSFHGGLIGVICAMIWFAKRTKRKFFQVADFVAPLIPFGLGLGRIGNFINGELWGRVTLDTPWAFLFPSSRSEDLQLVAQDPTTLLPIIQEYGVLPRHPSQLYEMLLEGVVLFIILNIFVRKSRPVGSVSGLFLIGYGAFRIIVEFFRQPDAQLGLFGGVSMGQILSIPMILLGIIFMVWAYRQDKKTPQNPTPTHK; translated from the coding sequence ATGAGTATAAGCTACCTTAAATTTCCAGAGATTGATCCCGTTATGTTCTCTATCGGACCCGTGTCATTACATTGGTACGGTATGATGTATTTAGTTGGGTTTGTCTTTGCCTTATGGCTTGCAAATCGTCGAGCTGCAAAACCGAATAGTGGTTGGAATAAAAATGAAGTTGAAACATTACTTTATGTCGGTTTTGTAGGGGTGTTTATCGGTGGTCGTTTAGGTTATGTTTTATTCTATAACCTACCTGTCTTTTTAAATGATCCTCTTTACCTCTTTAAAGTATGGGATGGCGGCATGTCGTTCCATGGTGGCCTAATTGGTGTTATTTGTGCCATGATTTGGTTTGCTAAACGTACTAAACGTAAATTCTTCCAAGTGGCAGACTTTGTTGCACCATTAATTCCATTTGGATTAGGGCTAGGTCGTATTGGTAACTTTATCAATGGCGAATTATGGGGACGTGTCACATTAGATACACCTTGGGCTTTCTTATTCCCAAGCTCTCGTTCTGAAGATCTCCAGCTTGTTGCCCAAGATCCAACAACGTTATTGCCTATTATTCAAGAATATGGGGTTTTACCCCGCCATCCATCACAGCTTTATGAAATGCTGTTAGAAGGCGTAGTATTATTTATTATTCTGAATATCTTTGTGCGTAAAAGTCGCCCAGTCGGTAGTGTGTCAGGTTTGTTCCTCATTGGTTATGGTGCATTCCGTATTATTGTTGAATTCTTCCGTCAACCAGATGCGCAACTAGGATTATTTGGCGGTGTGAGTATGGGGCAGATACTTTCAATTCCAATGATTTTGTTGGGTATTATTTTTATGGTATGGGCTTATCGTCAAGATAAAAAGACACCACAAAATCCAACACCAACTCACAAATAG
- the recC gene encoding exodeoxyribonuclease V subunit gamma, with translation MFHIYHSNQLSLLKSLMVHFMQTRPLSSPFEQEVILVQSPGMSQWLQIQLAESLGIAANIRYPLPATFIWEMFTRVLSGIPKESAFTKDAMTWKLMALLPEFLSHDEFKPLLHYLDDDEDKRKLHQLAGRVADLFDQYLVYRSDWLASWEKDELIEGLSENQRWQKILWVALQQYTKDLNQPEWHRSNLYQQFISTLNNAKEGELQHCFSPRIFICGISALPQVYLQALQAIGRHTEIYLLFTNPCRYYWGDIQDPKFLSRLNSRKPRHYKQLHELPWFKDEKNASSLFNDEGEQNIGNPLLASWGKLGKDNLYFLSELEYTDVLDAFVEIPRDNLLHQLQADILDLEDFSQLGTTLETYECSENKRVISPDDHSLTFHASHSPQREVEVLQDQLLHLLEQDPELLPRDIIVMVADIDSYTPYIQAVFGNAPSERYLPFTISDRKARQAHPVLQAFITLLELPQSRFTAEQVLALLEVPTLAGHFSIFENELKLLRRWVDESGIRWGLDDENVASFLLPITGKNTWEFGLLRMLLGYAMESENGPWKGVLPYDESSGLVAELAGHLADFLYTLSDWRTRLSETRSLEAWLEIGQQLVDAFFESDEETELVLALITQQWQKVIENGLKAQYQDEIPLVLIRDELTVRFDDEKISQRFLAGSINFCTLMPMRSIPFKAVCLLGMNDGVYPRNIQPLGFDLMAEKRRRGDRKRRDDDRYLFLEALSSAEKYLYISYIGKSIRDDRECNPSVLIKELQDYIGQNFRLPEDGALNVDDSAIRINQHLLTQHTRVPFAQENFRIDASFRSYAAEWLPAASGQGEVHQSFTESLNDDDTIDHVSVDALARFYRHPIRAFFQQRLKTNFVIEETELPEEEPFVINALQRYLLNQWLLKALIDQTSTEALFERIKAAGQLPASAFGQIYWEQQIEELLPLAEKIRSERSATHSVTLEQRFSAMPLTGRLNEVQADGLLRWRPASLTANDLLQLWIEHLVYCLKEGAGESRFYGRRETQWCLLPVDPDIAYSTLDQLISDYKQGLNSPLALFAKSGWAWLQACYDKKSQAFLLDDEETLEKAELVLMQHLTDSYNRDGEMSDMYVQRAFSQLDEPFLQTVKQTALTIFKPIIPFLKK, from the coding sequence ATGTTTCATATATATCACTCAAATCAGTTGTCATTACTAAAGTCACTTATGGTGCACTTTATGCAGACCAGACCACTTTCTTCTCCTTTTGAACAAGAAGTGATCCTTGTACAAAGCCCCGGCATGTCTCAGTGGTTGCAAATCCAGCTAGCTGAAAGCTTGGGTATTGCTGCTAATATCCGCTATCCATTACCAGCAACCTTTATTTGGGAAATGTTTACTCGGGTATTATCAGGTATACCTAAAGAAAGTGCTTTTACTAAAGATGCCATGACATGGAAATTAATGGCATTGCTGCCTGAATTTTTATCTCATGACGAATTTAAACCCTTACTGCATTATCTTGATGATGATGAAGACAAACGTAAGCTTCATCAGCTAGCAGGGCGTGTGGCTGACTTATTTGACCAATATTTAGTTTATCGTTCAGATTGGTTAGCTTCGTGGGAAAAAGATGAGTTAATCGAAGGGCTGAGTGAAAACCAACGTTGGCAAAAAATATTGTGGGTAGCATTACAGCAATATACAAAAGATCTTAATCAGCCTGAATGGCACCGCTCTAATCTTTATCAGCAATTTATTTCGACATTAAATAATGCAAAAGAAGGGGAGCTTCAACACTGTTTTTCACCGCGTATTTTTATTTGTGGGATTTCAGCGCTACCTCAAGTTTATTTACAGGCATTACAAGCGATAGGACGTCATACCGAGATCTATTTACTCTTTACCAATCCTTGTCGTTACTATTGGGGAGATATTCAAGATCCTAAATTTCTCTCCCGTCTTAATAGTCGAAAACCACGCCATTATAAGCAGTTACATGAATTGCCTTGGTTTAAAGACGAAAAAAATGCGTCTTCGTTATTTAACGACGAGGGTGAGCAAAATATCGGTAATCCACTATTAGCGTCATGGGGAAAATTGGGTAAAGATAATCTTTATTTCCTCTCTGAACTTGAATATACCGATGTGTTAGATGCGTTTGTTGAGATCCCAAGAGATAATTTACTTCATCAATTGCAAGCTGATATCCTTGATTTGGAAGATTTTTCACAATTAGGGACAACACTTGAAACTTATGAGTGTAGTGAAAATAAACGTGTGATTTCGCCAGATGATCACTCACTGACGTTTCATGCAAGCCATAGCCCACAGCGCGAAGTGGAAGTGTTACAAGATCAATTACTGCATTTACTAGAACAAGATCCTGAATTATTACCGCGTGATATTATTGTGATGGTTGCGGATATCGATAGCTATACACCTTATATTCAAGCTGTGTTTGGTAATGCGCCTTCAGAACGTTATCTTCCTTTTACTATTTCAGATAGAAAAGCACGTCAAGCACACCCCGTATTACAAGCTTTTATTACGTTATTAGAGCTTCCTCAAAGTCGTTTTACCGCTGAACAAGTGTTGGCACTGCTTGAAGTTCCTACTTTGGCTGGGCATTTTTCTATTTTTGAAAATGAACTAAAACTACTACGTCGTTGGGTCGACGAATCAGGAATACGCTGGGGATTAGATGATGAGAATGTGGCTTCCTTCTTATTACCCATCACGGGAAAAAACACGTGGGAATTTGGCTTGCTACGGATGTTGCTTGGCTATGCGATGGAAAGTGAAAATGGTCCTTGGAAAGGCGTTCTTCCTTACGATGAATCGAGTGGATTAGTTGCTGAATTAGCAGGACATCTTGCAGATTTTCTTTATACATTAAGTGATTGGCGTACACGTTTGAGTGAAACCCGTTCATTAGAAGCATGGCTAGAAATTGGACAACAATTAGTTGATGCGTTTTTTGAGTCTGATGAGGAGACAGAATTAGTTTTAGCGCTGATTACTCAACAATGGCAGAAAGTAATTGAGAATGGATTGAAAGCGCAATATCAAGATGAAATTCCACTAGTCCTTATTCGTGATGAATTAACCGTTCGATTTGATGATGAAAAAATTAGCCAGCGTTTTTTAGCGGGTAGCATTAATTTTTGTACATTAATGCCTATGCGCTCCATTCCCTTTAAGGCGGTATGTTTATTAGGCATGAATGATGGTGTTTATCCCCGTAATATTCAGCCATTAGGGTTTGATTTAATGGCAGAAAAACGCCGTCGTGGTGATAGAAAACGTCGTGATGATGACCGCTATTTATTCCTTGAAGCGCTTAGTTCAGCTGAAAAATACCTTTATATCAGTTATATCGGAAAATCGATACGTGACGATCGAGAATGTAATCCATCAGTTTTAATCAAAGAGTTACAAGATTATATTGGGCAAAATTTCCGTTTACCAGAGGATGGGGCACTCAATGTCGATGATAGTGCGATCCGTATAAACCAGCATTTATTAACACAACATACCCGTGTTCCTTTTGCTCAAGAAAATTTCCGAATCGATGCTTCTTTTCGTTCTTATGCCGCGGAATGGTTACCCGCTGCCAGTGGGCAAGGAGAAGTTCATCAAAGTTTTACGGAATCACTTAATGATGATGACACAATAGATCATGTTTCTGTTGATGCGTTGGCACGCTTTTATCGTCATCCTATTCGTGCTTTCTTCCAACAAAGATTAAAAACAAACTTTGTTATTGAAGAAACAGAATTACCTGAAGAAGAGCCATTTGTGATAAATGCGCTTCAACGTTATCTATTGAATCAATGGTTGTTAAAAGCATTGATTGATCAAACCTCAACAGAAGCACTATTTGAGCGTATTAAAGCCGCTGGTCAACTTCCTGCAAGCGCATTTGGGCAGATTTATTGGGAACAGCAAATAGAAGAATTACTGCCTTTAGCTGAAAAGATAAGAAGTGAACGATCAGCCACACATTCTGTCACATTAGAGCAACGCTTTAGTGCAATGCCATTGACTGGTCGTTTAAATGAGGTACAAGCTGATGGTTTATTACGCTGGCGACCAGCCAGCTTAACGGCTAATGACTTATTACAGCTTTGGATTGAGCACCTAGTCTATTGTTTGAAAGAGGGCGCGGGGGAAAGCCGGTTTTACGGCAGAAGAGAGACTCAATGGTGTTTATTACCTGTTGATCCTGACATTGCCTATTCAACTTTAGATCAGTTGATCAGTGATTATAAACAAGGATTAAACAGCCCATTAGCACTGTTTGCAAAAAGTGGCTGGGCTTGGTTACAAGCTTGCTATGATAAAAAATCACAAGCATTTTTACTTGATGATGAAGAAACACTTGAAAAAGCAGAATTAGTGCTGATGCAACATTTAACGGATAGCTATAATCGAGATGGTGAAATGAGTGACATGTATGTTCAGCGTGCTTTCTCTCAATTAGACGAGCCGTTTTTACAAACAGTCAAACAGACGGCATTAACAATATTTAAACCAATAATTCCATTTCTGAAAAAATAA
- a CDS encoding potassium:proton antiporter, with translation MNNNMEISLSRAHQQESEFGISLLEMLIVMMIASILSYLSITTYQQFTHQRQLIHSVRETIAFLSYQRQQARLFNIKMKISFHLSPSNKIVTIPFHQRHLTEKQTIFQLVSGVQLTQSTVSNFTFGEIRQTLRPMSFVLQSSEGEVKIVISSLGRIRACSQKIKVFSPC, from the coding sequence ATGAACAATAACATGGAGATAAGCCTAAGTAGGGCGCATCAGCAAGAGAGCGAATTTGGAATAAGCCTACTTGAAATGCTTATTGTCATGATGATCGCTTCGATTTTAAGTTACTTATCAATTACGACCTATCAGCAATTTACTCACCAACGTCAATTGATACATAGTGTACGTGAAACTATTGCTTTTCTTTCTTATCAGCGACAACAAGCGCGACTGTTTAATATAAAAATGAAAATATCGTTTCATTTATCGCCCAGTAATAAAATCGTCACTATTCCTTTTCATCAACGGCACTTAACTGAAAAACAAACGATTTTTCAATTAGTTTCTGGCGTTCAACTTACACAATCAACAGTTTCAAATTTTACGTTTGGGGAGATCCGTCAAACCTTAAGACCGATGAGTTTTGTGCTTCAAAGTTCAGAGGGTGAAGTGAAAATTGTGATCTCATCTTTAGGTAGAATAAGAGCATGTAGCCAGAAAATTAAGGTATTTTCGCCATGTTAA